Proteins from one Thermobifida alba genomic window:
- a CDS encoding helix-turn-helix domain-containing protein — MAHAVKERWLRLGRQIRGYRERAGLSQHEVAQKIMVSPTMLSAMERGARGIKREHLERLDKVLGTGGILVDSWDASSGAGIPEWYQDGTERERAAYEIRTYQPLVIPGLLQTERYAHTLLRAGMPTSPAEEIARLVRGRMDRQAVLKKKDPPRLVVAVEETVLRRPFGGRDLMAEQLAHLLEEAQEPHISLHVIPFETEYHPGFPEAFTLYSLHDRPDILYLETRRSSSATTDIGDYARVFRDLLGAALPPSASRELIAQIQGEFS; from the coding sequence ATGGCGCATGCGGTTAAAGAACGCTGGTTGCGACTCGGTCGCCAAATCCGGGGATACCGTGAGCGAGCTGGGCTTTCACAGCACGAAGTGGCCCAGAAGATCATGGTCTCCCCCACGATGCTGAGTGCAATGGAACGAGGCGCGCGAGGGATCAAACGGGAACACCTGGAACGTCTCGACAAGGTGCTCGGCACCGGCGGAATACTGGTGGACTCGTGGGACGCCTCATCGGGCGCGGGGATACCCGAGTGGTACCAGGACGGCACCGAGCGGGAGCGGGCCGCATACGAGATCCGCACCTATCAGCCGCTCGTGATCCCGGGCCTGCTCCAGACCGAGAGGTACGCCCACACCCTCCTGAGGGCGGGGATGCCCACCAGCCCGGCCGAGGAGATCGCCCGTCTGGTGCGCGGGCGGATGGACCGGCAGGCCGTCCTCAAGAAGAAGGACCCTCCGCGACTGGTGGTCGCGGTCGAGGAGACGGTCCTGCGGCGTCCGTTCGGCGGGCGCGACCTCATGGCGGAACAGCTCGCCCATCTATTGGAAGAGGCGCAGGAACCGCACATCTCGCTCCATGTCATCCCTTTCGAAACCGAGTATCATCCAGGGTTTCCTGAGGCGTTCACGCTGTACTCTCTTCACGACCGACCTGACATCCTGTACTTGGAGACACGGCGTTCCAGCAGCGCAACCACCGACATAGGCGACTACGCACGAGTGTTCAGAGACTTGCTGGGTGCCGCGCTACCCCCCTCGGCTTCCCGGGAGTTGATCGCGCAGATTCAAGGAGAATTCTCATGA
- a CDS encoding DUF397 domain-containing protein produces the protein MSAELVWHKSSYSNSTGGECVEVAETPRAVLVRDTQHRELGHLDFTPGAWAAFLAEAKAGRL, from the coding sequence ATGAGCGCTGAACTGGTCTGGCACAAGTCCAGCTACAGCAACTCGACCGGTGGCGAATGCGTCGAGGTCGCGGAGACTCCGCGTGCGGTGCTGGTGCGCGACACACAGCACCGGGAACTGGGGCACCTGGACTTCACCCCCGGGGCGTGGGCGGCGTTCCTGGCGGAGGCCAAGGCAGGGCGGCTGTAG
- a CDS encoding helix-turn-helix domain-containing protein, whose protein sequence is MSVSSGSPFRQGRARAPRPPSLRALHRAHDDVLSGNRAGPDLRSVVSASWDRSLRARVDPEGSAPPLVYDRDELHEVRSSHPLAAVVPTLRRILDAAVDASAQLLIVTDADGRILWREGSAQVRGAADRVLLTEGTQWREDTIGTNAMGTALATGQPVQIYAAEHLVRTYHSWTCAACPITDPDTGRLLGTIDVSGQQDSVHPAMVQLVSAASELAEKELRLRMLAADQGLRERRLPDLHRLGGQPGALLSDSGRVIATHRREDCPVALPDRVDTTGGTRVDLGGGVHGTLEPLTEGWLLRLPRPRARAAPRGGTRPRVAATAPPRSRPATPGADEPLALRLLGPDAPAVRLGGRRVPVSLRHAEILALLALHPAGRTAEQLALGLYGEHGNPATVRVEMHRLRAQLGQHVLLPRPYRLAAAPDCDLLLVRDRLAAGDVRAALAAYRGELLGRSDAPEIRAVRDEVAATLRTSVLELGDSDLLWQLACLDLGREDVAVLEVLAASLPRTSPRRASAVQRLNALLASDG, encoded by the coding sequence GTGTCCGTTTCTTCCGGGTCCCCCTTCCGGCAGGGCCGCGCACGGGCACCGCGGCCGCCCTCCCTCCGCGCGCTGCACCGCGCCCACGACGACGTGCTCAGCGGCAACCGCGCCGGCCCCGACCTGCGCTCCGTGGTGTCCGCGTCCTGGGACCGCTCCCTGCGCGCCAGGGTCGACCCCGAGGGCAGCGCCCCTCCCCTGGTCTACGACCGCGACGAACTGCACGAGGTCCGCTCCAGCCACCCGCTGGCCGCCGTGGTGCCGACCCTGCGCCGCATCCTGGACGCCGCGGTGGACGCCTCCGCCCAACTGCTCATCGTCACCGACGCCGACGGCCGCATCCTGTGGCGCGAGGGCTCCGCCCAGGTGCGCGGCGCGGCCGACCGGGTGCTGCTCACCGAGGGCACCCAGTGGCGCGAGGACACCATCGGCACCAACGCCATGGGCACCGCGCTGGCCACCGGCCAGCCCGTGCAGATCTACGCCGCCGAACACCTGGTGCGCACCTACCACAGCTGGACCTGCGCGGCCTGCCCGATCACCGACCCCGACACCGGGCGGCTGCTCGGCACCATCGACGTCAGCGGCCAGCAGGACAGCGTGCACCCGGCGATGGTGCAACTGGTGTCGGCCGCCTCCGAACTCGCCGAGAAGGAACTGCGGCTGCGCATGCTGGCCGCCGACCAGGGCCTGCGCGAACGCCGCCTGCCCGACCTGCACCGCCTCGGCGGCCAGCCCGGGGCGCTGCTCAGCGACAGCGGCCGGGTCATCGCCACGCACCGGCGCGAGGACTGCCCCGTCGCCCTGCCCGACCGCGTCGACACCACCGGCGGCACCCGCGTCGACCTGGGCGGCGGCGTGCACGGCACCCTGGAGCCGCTGACCGAGGGATGGCTGCTGCGCCTGCCCCGCCCCAGGGCACGCGCCGCACCCCGGGGCGGCACCCGGCCCCGCGTTGCGGCCACGGCCCCGCCCCGGTCCCGCCCCGCCACGCCGGGAGCGGACGAGCCGCTGGCGCTGCGCCTGCTGGGACCGGACGCCCCCGCGGTCCGCCTGGGCGGCCGACGCGTCCCGGTGTCCCTGCGCCACGCCGAGATCCTGGCCCTGCTGGCGCTGCACCCGGCAGGACGGACCGCCGAGCAGTTGGCGCTGGGGCTCTACGGCGAGCACGGCAACCCCGCCACCGTCCGCGTCGAGATGCACCGGCTGCGCGCCCAGCTCGGCCAGCACGTCCTGCTTCCCCGCCCCTACCGGCTCGCCGCCGCCCCCGACTGCGACCTGCTACTGGTGCGCGACCGGCTGGCCGCGGGCGACGTGCGCGCGGCCCTGGCCGCTTACCGGGGCGAACTGCTGGGCCGCTCGGACGCCCCGGAGATCCGCGCGGTCCGCGACGAGGTCGCGGCCACCCTGCGCACCAGCGTCCTGGAACTCGGCGACAGCGACCTGCTGTGGCAGCTCGCCTGCCTCGACCTGGGCCGCGAGGACGTCGCGGTCCTGGAGGTCCTGGCCGCGTCCCTGCCCCGCACCTCACCCCGCAGGGCCAGCGCGGTGCAGCGGCTCAACGCGCTGCTCGCCTCGGACGGCTAG
- the exaC gene encoding acetaldehyde dehydrogenase ExaC — MTVYAAPGTTGSIVDYRGRYDHFIGGEYVPPVKGEYFVDVTPVTGRPFTEVARGTAEDVDRAVAAAQKAAPAWGRTSPAERALVLNRIADRVEANLERLAVAETWENGKPVRETLAADLPLVVDHFRYFAGAIRAQEGRTSQIDDDTVAYHFNEPLGVVGQIIPWNFPLLMAAWKLAPALAAGNAVVLKPAEQTPASIHLLVELVADLLPAGVLNVVNGFGAEAGKPLAQHSGVRKVAFTGETTTGRLIMQYASENLIPVTLELGGKSPNIFFADVAAERDAFYDKALEGFALFALNSGEVCTCPSRALVQADIYDDFLADAVERTRGIRTGNPLDTETMIGAQASNDQLEKILSYIDIGRKEGAKVLLGGERLEHGGELAGGYYVAPTIFEGHNGMRIFQEEIFGPVVSVTRFTDYADAIAIANDTLYGLGAGVWSRSGTTAYRAGRDIQAGRVWVNHYHNYPAHAAFGGYKQSGIGRETHHMMLQHYQQTKNLLVSYSDSALGLF, encoded by the coding sequence GTGACCGTCTATGCGGCGCCGGGCACGACCGGCAGCATCGTCGATTACCGGGGACGGTACGACCACTTCATCGGCGGCGAGTACGTGCCGCCGGTCAAGGGGGAGTACTTCGTCGACGTCACCCCCGTCACCGGGCGTCCGTTCACCGAGGTCGCGCGGGGCACCGCCGAGGACGTGGACCGGGCGGTGGCCGCCGCGCAGAAGGCCGCCCCGGCGTGGGGGCGCACCTCGCCCGCGGAGCGCGCGCTGGTGCTCAACCGCATCGCCGACCGGGTCGAGGCCAACCTGGAGCGGCTGGCGGTCGCCGAGACCTGGGAGAACGGCAAGCCGGTGCGGGAGACCCTCGCCGCCGACCTGCCGCTGGTCGTGGACCACTTCCGCTACTTCGCGGGGGCGATCCGCGCCCAGGAGGGCCGCACCTCCCAGATCGACGACGACACCGTGGCCTACCACTTCAACGAGCCGCTGGGCGTGGTCGGGCAGATCATCCCGTGGAACTTCCCGCTGCTCATGGCGGCGTGGAAGCTCGCTCCGGCGCTGGCCGCGGGCAACGCCGTGGTGCTCAAACCGGCCGAGCAGACGCCCGCGTCCATCCACCTGCTGGTGGAGCTGGTCGCCGACCTGCTGCCGGCGGGCGTGCTCAACGTGGTCAACGGGTTCGGCGCGGAGGCGGGCAAGCCGCTGGCGCAGCACAGCGGTGTCCGCAAGGTCGCCTTCACCGGTGAGACCACCACGGGGCGGCTGATCATGCAGTACGCCAGCGAGAACCTGATCCCGGTGACGCTGGAGCTGGGCGGCAAGAGCCCCAACATCTTCTTCGCCGACGTGGCGGCCGAGCGCGACGCGTTCTACGACAAGGCGCTGGAGGGGTTCGCGCTGTTCGCGTTGAACTCCGGGGAGGTGTGCACCTGCCCGTCGCGGGCGCTGGTGCAGGCCGACATCTACGACGACTTCCTGGCTGACGCGGTGGAGCGGACCCGGGGGATCAGGACGGGCAACCCGCTGGACACCGAGACGATGATCGGCGCGCAGGCCAGCAACGACCAGCTGGAGAAGATCCTGTCCTACATCGACATCGGCCGGAAGGAGGGGGCGAAGGTCCTGCTCGGCGGGGAGCGCCTGGAGCACGGGGGCGAGCTGGCGGGCGGCTACTACGTGGCGCCGACGATCTTCGAGGGGCACAACGGGATGCGGATCTTCCAGGAGGAGATCTTCGGCCCCGTGGTCTCGGTGACCCGGTTCACCGACTACGCCGACGCGATCGCGATCGCCAACGACACCCTGTACGGGCTGGGGGCGGGCGTGTGGTCGCGCAGCGGCACCACCGCCTACCGGGCGGGCCGCGACATCCAGGCCGGCCGGGTCTGGGTGAACCATTACCACAACTACCCGGCGCACGCGGCCTTCGGCGGCTACAAGCAGTCGGGCATCGGCAGGGAGACCCACCACATGATGCTGCAGCACTACCAGCAGACCAAGAACCTGCTGGTCAGCTACTCCGACAGCGCGCTGGGGCTGTTCTAG
- a CDS encoding DUF779 domain-containing protein: MAAHRVERVALTAAAAELLVRLTERHGPLMFHQSGGCCDGSSPMCYPEGEFRLGASDVHLGDLRVDGLERPVGVWMSKAQFAYWRHTHLTIDVVEGRGSGFSVEAPEGVRFLIRSRLLTDEE; encoded by the coding sequence GTGGCCGCGCACCGGGTCGAGCGCGTGGCGCTGACCGCCGCGGCGGCCGAGCTGCTGGTCCGCCTCACCGAACGGCACGGTCCGCTGATGTTCCACCAGTCCGGCGGGTGCTGCGACGGCAGTTCGCCGATGTGCTACCCCGAGGGGGAGTTCCGCCTCGGAGCCTCCGACGTGCACCTGGGGGACCTGCGGGTCGACGGGCTGGAGCGGCCGGTCGGGGTGTGGATGTCGAAGGCGCAGTTCGCCTACTGGCGGCACACCCACCTGACCATCGACGTGGTCGAGGGGCGGGGCAGCGGTTTCTCGGTGGAGGCCCCCGAGGGGGTGCGGTTCCTCATCCGCTCCCGGCTGCTGACCGACGAGGAGTAG
- a CDS encoding helix-turn-helix domain-containing protein — translation MEDPAVRRSVFCEVRVPTPPGPFPQPQLDFAKRLRELRLRAGQPTEESLARQMGCGRTTVSDILNGRRFPNWELLSNLVRACGSSPGQWKGLWEETHLLLDEIRRTRRAVSAPSGGALLPVVWYRSNPEFYRAVAREVRGARSEIRVTYIRRHPPTHYISAASAEYFAAILDWARAAVDEDSERTVRRIIGVPEIAGTPDPVMLDWVRDHHAETAGLLNYEVTILRWPTGADGQNMALIDDSTAFLAFSGGSRQKLNGFSVKDPTFLSYYAAYFDQLWHGLVPIQTYLDQVGG, via the coding sequence ATGGAAGACCCCGCCGTCCGCCGCTCCGTGTTCTGCGAGGTTCGCGTGCCCACACCTCCCGGACCGTTTCCCCAACCGCAGTTGGACTTCGCCAAACGGCTGCGGGAGTTGCGTCTGCGGGCGGGGCAGCCGACCGAGGAGAGCCTGGCCAGGCAGATGGGGTGCGGGCGCACCACGGTCTCCGACATCCTCAACGGGCGCCGGTTCCCGAACTGGGAGCTGCTGTCGAACCTGGTCCGGGCCTGCGGGAGCTCCCCCGGGCAGTGGAAGGGCCTGTGGGAGGAGACCCACCTGCTCCTCGACGAGATCCGCCGCACCCGGCGCGCCGTCTCCGCGCCGTCGGGCGGGGCCCTCCTGCCCGTGGTCTGGTACCGCAGCAACCCGGAGTTCTACCGGGCGGTGGCCCGGGAGGTCCGCGGCGCCCGTTCCGAGATCCGGGTGACCTACATCCGCCGCCACCCGCCCACCCACTACATCTCGGCGGCCTCCGCGGAGTACTTCGCCGCCATCCTGGACTGGGCGCGCGCCGCCGTGGACGAGGACAGCGAGAGGACCGTGCGGCGCATCATCGGGGTCCCGGAGATCGCCGGGACCCCCGACCCCGTCATGCTCGACTGGGTCCGCGACCACCACGCGGAGACCGCCGGTCTGCTCAACTACGAGGTGACCATCCTGCGCTGGCCGACCGGGGCCGACGGGCAGAACATGGCCCTGATCGACGACAGCACCGCGTTCCTGGCGTTCTCCGGGGGCTCGCGGCAGAAGCTGAACGGCTTCAGCGTCAAGGACCCGACCTTCCTGAGCTACTACGCCGCGTACTTCGACCAGCTCTGGCACGGTCTCGTCCCGATCCAGACCTACCTCGACCAGGTCGGGGGGTGA
- the adhP gene encoding alcohol dehydrogenase AdhP translates to MKAAVVTSFTEPLRVEERDVPAVGPEQVLVRIETSGLCHTDIHAARGDWPVKPSLPFVPGHEGIGLVAAKGDLVDHLRIGDRVAIAWLAQACGRCDHCVSGWETLCEAQQNSGYSVDGAYAEYALAHGEYVVRVPDGVDPLDAAPLACAGVTTYKAVKVSGARPGTRVLVSGIGGLGHLALQYARVFGAETIAVDVTDAKLALAEELGADHVIDARTSDVAAVARHLGGVDAAIALAVNNTAVRAAYDSLRRGGSLVLVALPEDGRLEIPVFDHVLGGKKVIGSIVGTREDLAEVFRIHQRGATRVIRETRRLDEVNACFEQVLSGEVTARLVFDLR, encoded by the coding sequence GTGAAAGCCGCCGTGGTCACCAGCTTCACCGAGCCGCTGCGCGTCGAGGAACGCGACGTCCCCGCCGTCGGCCCCGAACAGGTCCTGGTCCGCATCGAGACCTCCGGCCTGTGCCACACCGACATCCACGCCGCCCGGGGCGACTGGCCCGTCAAACCGTCCCTGCCGTTCGTCCCCGGCCACGAGGGCATCGGCCTCGTGGCGGCCAAGGGCGACCTGGTCGACCACCTCAGGATCGGCGACCGGGTCGCCATCGCCTGGCTGGCCCAGGCCTGCGGCCGCTGCGACCACTGCGTCAGCGGCTGGGAGACCCTCTGCGAGGCCCAGCAGAACAGCGGCTACTCCGTGGACGGCGCCTACGCCGAATACGCCCTCGCCCACGGCGAGTACGTGGTGCGGGTCCCCGACGGCGTCGACCCGCTGGACGCCGCCCCGCTCGCCTGCGCCGGCGTGACCACCTACAAGGCCGTCAAGGTCTCCGGCGCCCGCCCCGGCACCCGGGTCCTGGTCTCCGGCATCGGCGGTCTCGGCCACCTGGCCCTGCAGTACGCCCGCGTCTTCGGCGCCGAGACGATCGCCGTGGACGTCACCGACGCCAAACTCGCCCTCGCCGAGGAACTGGGCGCCGACCACGTCATCGACGCCCGCACCAGCGACGTCGCCGCCGTGGCCCGGCACCTGGGCGGGGTCGACGCCGCCATCGCCCTGGCCGTCAACAACACCGCCGTGCGCGCCGCCTACGACTCGCTGCGCCGCGGCGGCTCCCTGGTCCTGGTGGCGCTGCCCGAGGACGGGCGGCTGGAGATCCCGGTGTTCGACCACGTGCTGGGCGGCAAGAAGGTCATCGGCTCGATCGTGGGCACCCGGGAGGACCTCGCCGAGGTCTTCCGCATCCACCAGCGCGGCGCCACCCGCGTGATCCGCGAGACCCGCCGCCTGGACGAGGTCAACGCCTGCTTCGAGCAGGTCCTCTCCGGAGAGGTCACCGCGCGCCTCGTCTTCGACCTGCGCTAG
- a CDS encoding SDR family NAD(P)-dependent oxidoreductase produces the protein MAAQGRLTDKVALITGAGSGFGRASALRFAAEGARVACVDLDADAARRVAEQISEAGGTAIALAADVSAAADAERMTEETLARFDRIDVVFANAGIPGSGDAADTTEEEWDRVIAVNLKGVWLTSRYALPHMVERRSGVIINQASVGGLIGIPGIFPYAAAKGGVVSITRQMAAAYAPDNIRVNAICPGGVYTPLVERSRQKRGLTAATVAEANAAAARHYPLGRLGTVEDIASLALFLASDEADWITGGIYTVDGGRSAVGTLPTH, from the coding sequence ATGGCCGCACAGGGCCGCTTGACGGACAAGGTCGCGCTGATCACCGGAGCCGGATCGGGCTTCGGCCGCGCCAGCGCCCTGCGTTTCGCCGCGGAGGGCGCCCGGGTCGCCTGCGTCGACCTCGACGCGGACGCGGCCCGCCGGGTCGCCGAGCAGATCAGCGAGGCCGGCGGCACCGCCATCGCCCTGGCCGCCGACGTCTCCGCCGCCGCCGACGCCGAACGGATGACCGAGGAGACCCTCGCCCGCTTCGACCGGATCGACGTCGTCTTCGCCAACGCGGGCATCCCCGGCTCCGGCGACGCCGCCGACACCACCGAGGAGGAGTGGGACCGGGTCATCGCCGTCAACCTCAAGGGCGTCTGGCTGACCTCCCGGTACGCGCTGCCGCACATGGTGGAGCGCCGCAGCGGCGTCATCATCAACCAGGCCAGCGTCGGCGGCCTCATCGGCATCCCCGGCATCTTCCCCTACGCCGCCGCCAAGGGCGGCGTCGTCTCCATCACCCGGCAGATGGCCGCCGCCTACGCCCCCGACAACATCCGCGTCAACGCGATCTGCCCGGGCGGGGTCTACACCCCGCTGGTGGAGCGCTCCCGGCAGAAGCGCGGCCTGACCGCGGCCACCGTGGCGGAGGCCAACGCCGCCGCCGCACGCCACTACCCGCTCGGCCGCCTCGGCACGGTCGAGGACATCGCCTCCCTCGCCCTCTTCCTCGCCAGCGACGAGGCCGACTGGATCACCGGGGGCATCTACACCGTCGACGGCGGCCGCAGCGCGGTCGGCACCCTCCCCACGCACTGA
- a CDS encoding TetR/AcrR family transcriptional regulator — MSSPRDRGGRPRDPEVDRRIIAAALQVFGLSGWSGFSMEAVARTAGVGKASLYLRWTSKADLLTEAVASRFAPIAEIDNGDVRTDLVEFADLLMDLFCGPDGMAARRMAVESRIIPDITERWSRVRESQIRTSRAIVKRALARGELSPHTPVSVLLDALHGAVVNYSTAAPDHVRSDAAARRRYARRLVDFLLAALRAHTAEQRAADTAPSMDSTPI; from the coding sequence ATGTCCTCACCCAGGGACCGAGGAGGTCGCCCCCGCGACCCGGAGGTGGACCGGCGCATCATCGCCGCCGCCCTGCAGGTCTTCGGCCTGTCCGGCTGGTCGGGATTCAGCATGGAGGCCGTGGCGCGGACCGCCGGAGTCGGCAAGGCCTCGCTGTACCTGCGCTGGACCAGCAAGGCGGACCTGCTCACCGAGGCGGTGGCCAGCAGGTTCGCCCCCATCGCCGAGATCGACAACGGCGACGTCCGCACCGACCTGGTGGAGTTCGCCGACCTGCTGATGGACCTGTTCTGCGGCCCCGACGGGATGGCCGCGCGGCGCATGGCGGTGGAGTCGCGCATCATCCCCGACATCACCGAACGCTGGAGCCGGGTGCGCGAGTCGCAGATCCGCACGAGCCGGGCGATCGTCAAACGGGCGCTGGCCCGCGGCGAACTGAGCCCGCACACACCCGTGTCGGTGCTGCTCGACGCCCTGCACGGCGCGGTGGTCAACTACTCGACCGCCGCTCCCGACCACGTCCGCTCCGACGCCGCGGCCCGCCGCCGCTACGCCCGGCGCCTGGTCGACTTCCTGCTCGCCGCACTGCGCGCCCACACCGCCGAGCAGCGGGCCGCCGACACCGCACCGAGCATGGACAGCACCCCGATTTAG